Part of the Tachypleus tridentatus isolate NWPU-2018 unplaced genomic scaffold, ASM421037v1 Hic_cluster_2, whole genome shotgun sequence genome is shown below.
TGTGAAGGAGAAGTCTGAGCTTTTGATTTGCTATGTATACCTCATGAAGTGCAGTGGGTTATGTGTAAAAATATGGTTTCAAAAATGGAAAAGGAGACAGAGCAATTATGGTGGATTCATTGAACAGAATGATATCTCAGGACACAGAAAATataagaggttcttattttatattccagcttgcaatattaataatttgagtttgTAACTCATAAGAAACTAGAGATGTTGTATTGTGagctttataaaatgtaatatgacCAAACACATCACATgacaaaaaaaactgatatttagcaatcttattttgatatttattttcaaattaagaaattaaataatgtatagttttatGCCAAATTTACTgacatgaatttataaaatagtagttcaataatattttgaatataactctacAAACATGATAACATGCCCTCTGCCTCCAATCCATAGGAAAATTTGCCTCCATGGGGTTAATCACtacaaaaattatgctttgcctgagtagtaacaatattataataagtaatttacatcaGTTCCATATTCCTTGAAGGGATAGTAAATTAATTAGAGAGGAGACTTAGGGAGTAGACATCACAATTTTCATactgtataaaattaagaactcaaactgacataatattacatgttttaacatttgatttattaactttatttgtgaCCATCTTTATTTGAAGATGTTGATACTACTATCATGATATTCTGTAAAAGGGTTGCAAAGTGCAGAAAAGGGTGCTTGtatagaaaatgttaaacataaaaaatataaagacaaattagatttaaaggaaaaaatagtaaaatttatcaGAAGATGTTAATTCAACAGTGTTTGTAAAATGCAACATAACCCTGAAATTGTCAAGCAAAGTCATTCAGCATAGATGTATATGATATAATGATGAATTTGTTCGATGAAGAAAAAATTCTGAGTGTGAAAAAACATATACTTATACTGTGTAAGaaatttagcaataaaatattttgtgaaataaacaaccTAGGCACACACACCTTTTCTTTTCTGATTTCTCTAATGTAGTCATAACTCGGTCATAATACTTGGCTAAATGGAAGTGACCTTCTTCCCATTCAGGCTGAATGGCAACCACATCTCGGTACATTAGAATAAGGGCATTACTCTCCAAGACAGCCGATTCTTCACTATATTTGGCAAGCATTAATGTTGCCTAATAAAGATAACAGAAAGTGGTATTACAATAAATGAACTTagttatcttaaattatttcatatgctCTATATTATTCATGTGGTCCTAAGCAAAATTTATACAGAGATGGAACTACCACAATATTCAGATTTGAATTTAGTCAAAACACCCAATCTACATTATGATTTTATATCTACACACTAATAACCCAAATGGAAGGAGAAGATACCAATAGTTTAGGGTGatggaataatattttacattatttgatcaGACTGAAGCTTCAAATTTTACAgttgaataaactattaaaactctggaggatttaacagtgtaacaaaggcagtatatatttcacaaaaatattagatattttgaaaTGAGAATGGAAAACTTCAGCTTTCTTAAATCATAACTTACcattagaaaagttaaaaatgaagcacttattatgtatttttgctTTTGTTAAAATACCCAAAAAAGAAATACCATtgttaactctctcaacatgggcTTGGTTGACTTGACTGACCACAAGACCTCTTTGCACTCATTTCtactctttttatatttaatacttctaactttcaatacagtGTATCTGTCCTCACAAAATTTGGCATACTTTCAGTTAACATTCCAAGTCATTCACATACAAAATCATATCTTTagtgaagaattaaaaaaaaatacaatggagATTTTTTCACGAATTTATTGAGCATTTACTTTGAATAGTCCACaggcaaagtaattttcatattaaaataaaaaaaatactttttgtcacCTCAagaatctcaaatttcctttgtgtagtCCCTATAATCTCCTAagtaatacatttcaaacaatttttgttccagtaaaagtttatagttcatgttattttctttaccctatctCAAAATAAAATCAGTCAATTTTAGATACCTTGTAAgcaccagaaaaaaacaaccaaaaaaagtACCcatcttttctttctagaatgacttaaattgtaacataaacctaCATTCTTTTATCCCAAGTAGTTTTAAGCTCATAGCAGAATAAACCTACTTATAACTAAACCACTAACCCACCATTATGAGATGTTAATCACCTGGGAAACATGCAGTTCACATTACATTAATGAATTACATTACTTGTGAGTTGCTtgctcataaaaaaaatattacttaatttgtCTGAACTAAACTACACTAAAAGGatacttatttttacactttagttacttttataaataaacataaaaataaacatgaaaaataaaatgcttaatcattttcattttttcttgctATTGACTATTAAAGAGACTTCATCCTAATTATGCTAGACTCCTAATAGTAAtgcatttaataatttgtatttaattaaataatgcaccaaacaatATAGATTTCTCAAAATTTTCCCTGGCTTTCCGGCTATGTGACAAAAGTCGTTACAAATTCATTCAACGTAGTTGTTAACTTTCTTGTAAGAATGACGTTTGTACTCGAAAGTGACATCAACATTTCAGAACATTGTACAATATGCCATTTGATACataaaaccttgactttctattgatCATAGGTAACATATCATTAAATATAGAGAACAACTGATGAATTATGAAAGGCATGATGTGAcaggaagggtctgattttctctttgatagctctgtaaccaaacagaattgaaggctataaaaaatcTGGTTTGTCTGAGTCATGATGAGTTTATAGAGAgaaatttactttgaattttttacttttctgaatagtggttgataaaatatgaaagatgACATGCTAGAAGAAAAGGTGTCAGAACAGAAGaaatacatgattttaaatattgtagaatttaaaacttatacactattaaaatatggattattagctatgctATTGTAATTAGTATAACACAAACACgaagtagtttaataaacttcTGAATGTAAGACACTTAAACTTTGTATCTTATACATTAAAGaataacacacaatattaaaatagataaacaatCAATCACATTTTAAATTCAGGCCAACCTACAGCCTATAAAATGTTGACTCTATTTGGTTGGGGCCAATTGAAAGTGTGAGAGTTGGCAGGCCATAACATTTCTTtctataaaataagcaaaaaagaGTCCTTTATATTTTCTACCAACTATAAAACTAATCAAATTTCTATTAAATTGTGATATAGAAACtcttaaatttaataacagatgaaaaataattcatcagataaaaaacaaaaactatcaaaTTTAAGCACTATAATTTCATGTCATGAGCTGTATAGTGAGTTGGTGAACCAAATCTGACCTGCAGGCCACATGTTGTATACCTCTGTtctacatgtttaatattttctacattatcATCAGCAAAAAGTATCTAAGTAATGTAACATAAGTGTTAAAACTTCTGTATAAGTAGCATCCATTATTACCTTGGCACAAGCAGCAGCCTCTTTCTGTTTTTTGAGATGGGTTATTCTTGAACTGAGAAACATCTGGAAAATGTTCCTGAATTCCTTTCTGAAGAATATTGATAGCTTGTTCCtgttcattctgtataacaagtCACAAAATAAGCATACAGGTACCAGAGTACTAGCTGgctattaaaattttagaaacatGACAAGTTTGCATATCATATAACTGATATCAATATCtactgaaaacttaaaaacatttaaaacctcaatttttatatacatatcaattttgacataattttaaaataatattgatttactACTGATTCACATGTATGTTTCTACAAATATCTTGTACAACATCCATTTTGAAGATTCTTTACTTGATAACACTGTGTTATCAACCCttctgtttcattaaattttaatatcaccAGAGGAAGAGTGTTCAGgctatttatcattttttgtggtataaatttttattctccatttttctttaatactagACCACAGTAAGATGTAACAGGGTCATTCAGTACAGTGGTTACAAATCTACATTATCACGAATAAAATACAGTATTAGGCCTAGAtgagtaataacaaaatattatacagataGATCAAAGACTAGATTATCCCAAGTACAGTTCAAGAAAAGAACTAGTTGAATAACAGGATTATTCTATACAGAGATCTTAGTTTACACTATCACAAGTACAGTTCAACATTAGGCACAGTTGAATGGAAACAGGATCGTTTAATACAGTGATCTAAGACTATATTATCACAAGTACAATTTAATATTAGGTTAAGAAAAGTGACACATGATCATTCAATTTGAGGTGTTATAGTTTAAAAGTCAGATATAACTTTTCAATCAGTAggggaaaaaatatatagaaagctAGTACAtcagaaatatatgataatattttaaaatgtaagatttttcacagaaaacttactgttcattattttaacccaaaccacataacattaaatactcaaaacaaatcaaactcacTTTAAACTATAAATCTTACAATTCAAGAGAGCAACACTCATTTGGAAATTGTTAACTTTCATGTAATCTAAAACCTACAGTGTTGAATTTGTTCACAAGTAAAAGTAAGTTGAAGTTAATACCTACATCAATGTGCCCTCTATCTTATATTGATAGTGTTCATAAACACCTCCGCACAATACTGACATTTTTCGAGATAGACCAATCCACAGTCCCTCCCTCAGACATGAATGTCTGCATagactgtggacatactaaaagaaatatataatactaacaacataGTGAGGAACTGCACCACAGCCACAACAGGCATGTTACACACTCAGAAACTAAACTGTGCAGTGGATGTGGAACTTGAAATGATATGTTATAATCACTGGCCAAGCCCCAACCACATATCCAAGGTATCACTGTTCAGGGTTGGAATCACAGGATCATGGTTCCTAAATCCCATGTTGGTGGATAAGGCATTtggatcataatatatatatgtgtgtgtgagacaGGATGGATCCAAACCCATAGCTACAGAGTGATGCATCTGGAATcataagaagtaaataaataacaccaATGTGGACAAGCCCTTTCCTCAAACTGAAGAAGTCCAAAAGCAAAACCACAGATTTGGAATAACATGACACTGCATGCAATATTTAACCTGAGGAAACAGAACTTATCCAACCTGAAATTACAGACACTCATCCTCTCTCCCTAGCCAAGTGGGCAGCATAAATTCCATTTGTCCCTGGAATTACTGGAAAGATATGGAACAAACTGTGATGAACCAAAAACACAGAATGGGACTACACTGCATCCACAATTATGAAGTGACaatgaacaatgtactgaaccAACATTAATCAAGAAGAAAGACCACACCAAACCCAACTGGATAGCTGAGTGTCGAAACTGAACTACTCTTACGAGTAAGCTCCTGTTTAAGCTGGTGCTGCTCCTACCAAAAtctggaaaaaaacaacactcaaaATCCTGAGTAGAAAGGTTTCTAACTGGGGGCAGGGGTAGTGCACATTAGAGAAGTCCTAAAAAACAATGCTCTAGAATCAGCAAAGTAAGTGAACCAAATTTCCTAAATTTCTAAAAGCACACTgaccctgatttattcaatccacTGATGCAGAGATGGGGAAGAACCCCTTAtgctttattcattatattttctgaGTGGTAATCCAGCATAGTAGAGTAATACCACTCAGTCTGTCTCTGTGTGGTTGTATGTGACACCACATTTCCACAGAACCTGTAACAACCTAGATAAAGTATACTGTGTCAGTAGTTGCTAGAGTGAATttggtttgataaaagcacacTTGATTGGGCAACACTCACCAAAAAgtagaattttgaaattaaaaaaaaaagagagaagattAGTGATGAAAATACTCACCTTTCAGTATAACCTAGCAGATGAGGTTAACATAGATGTAGGGTAGTAAAAAAACCCTCAAAGAAAGATAATGccagattatgtaaataatgtgagataaaagtattggGGAAGGTTCACACACAAGCTCAGAATGTCCTCCAGTGAGCAATTCAACTGGGCCACGATGAACATAGAAATGTGATGAATCTGATAAGTTGAGACTTGTAGAATTTTCCTTGCCTTCAGAGAGAGCCCATAAAAATCAATATGGATCAATTCTACCCCTCATCCCATTGAGGTAACCAGAGGTAAGCCCTGGGAAACTAAAgagacacaataaataaaaagccaTTGTCCAGCACCACTAAAACCTTTAGTTTAGGCAACCTAACACCTCAAGGCCTTCATTAGACATAAGAAACAATGGGGACCCATCGTGGAATAGATGAATCAGTCcttcattttctctttcttcatacttttaattTACCTTGCAGTTCTTTCACACCtgttttttatgcaattttgaCCTCTAAGTCTGAACCATTACATCTACACTgtcactttcttcttttcctgtatcaatgttactttatcaatacAGGATCAGCACACTTAATCACTGAATGTTGTAGCATGTTGACATCTGTTTTGTGGCCAGCTGTAGATCAAATTTTCACAAAAGTGTGCAACAGTTATCTGTATTTTTTGGCCAATCAGGTTTTGGTAAAGGTATCAACCAATTAACTAAAGATCCAAAGTGACTGCAAAGTGCAATTATCTACCCATGCTGTTTTTGGTCTTGTATCTgaatttgtttaataatgaaaaactatttaatattataaaactagttttcatagtttaaaacttgcACATAAAGAGTCATTAATACAATTAAGTTATAAAGAGAAGTACTTGCCCTGTTAAGTGCTCTTGAAGCTTTACTAGTTGCTTCACGTACAAGTGACAGTaagaataaaaccataataacCTGTAGGACTCACTCAACCACTAGAAATACCTTTTTTCTTATTACAATACAGCCACAATTCAAAGCACGTTTTCACCATTGCCCTTAAAgtctaaaattgtaaatttacaatttatgtagtCCCTACTTATaagttatatactaataatttcattttaaaatgttgtccaaaTCTACTTACATAATTCGGCAGACACTACTTGTAATGAGaatgaacaattattaattatgtgGTTAACTAACTCGTTTTCGTATTAACCCTCACAGACTAGCATTAGGCTTAGCAGCTACAGTAAATTCAAGTTACAGTACATTTTACAAGTACAAATATTGCACTGGTTAATATTTACAATGTCCTTGTACacgacaataaaatttaaatatgtttcactttGATAATTTTTCTTCTTGTAAATTTTCTTTCCTGATTCGTTTGGTTTTTCCTTGGGGCATCACTTcacataaataaatctataaacattttactgcatCATATCTTTTAACCCCAACGTATTGAATGCAATATTTTGCTTGCAAATTGTCAGTGACCTGCGTAGTAAGCTACATGTGTTATCGAGCGACTTCAACAATTCCAAAAAAGTGCCAAGCGAATCTGCAAAAAATTCTCGtcatattaagaatattaaaagcGTACATGTATGCTTATATTCTTGTCATTGTTAGCagaatggaatattttgtaattctaacaGTATTATGAGGTTAAAGGTGACAAATAGGACTTGGATGATATCACAATAGTTGTCTCCAGATCCTAAGGTAagtaattaatgtgattttaatctgtaatgtttaatattgcaTTAGTACTAAAACTGGTACTCATGCCCACgaaatgtgtaaaactaaaaTTCTACGTCGGATGTTGATCAAAGCTGGTAGTAGCGGTAGTTGTGAGTTTATTATTGCAATTACAAACTATTAATTAAAGTACTTCAAAGTGTATATGAGATtgggataaatggctcatttattatttgagttcataatgttttgtgatacaataacttgtaagttactcaaaatttcgaatagaaagacttacattttcaaagcagtatagttttgtaataaacttttcaaattccGAGTGAAAATTCGttggacatcagtttgtttgtttgtttgttcagaattaagcacaaagctgcacaatgggctatctgtgctctgcctaccatgggcttcgaaacccgggttttagtggTGTGAGCCTGCAAACAAACCGCTGTACCATTTGAGGCTTGGACATCAGTATGAGCACCTTTCTAAAAtctaaattgtatttcattaggTGTCAATTAAGTCCTAAAACGTAACCTTAAGAATATTAGcaatagaaataatacatttagcagattaagaataaaatattagttcttaaAGCTATAGTCTTTGATTGACAATGTAGtaccaaagaaactgctgttgtggcatataacaCAACTCATTAAGGATGTTCATTCGAAGCAttcaatttcacacacacacacacacatatatacatacattgttTTGGGATCACTGGCCATTAATAGAAAGCCAAAGGGTCTGATATTAATGAAGATGAAAAAAGTTCTTAAactgttcagttacttattttgcttatgcttgtgacgtttttggataaaatacatataatttccacaataaaagattattacttaaatctcaaatatttgcgtattttatacaaatttaatataaaaacattttcaccatttcagtgttgatttgataaaaatacacatgtactgattatactttatatatgtatatatttgtttgtttgttttgaatttcgtgcaaaactgctcgagggctatctgcgctagacattcctaatttagcagtttaagactagagggaaggcagctagtcatcaccacccagcgccaacttttgggctaatattttaccaacgaattatgggattgatcgtcacattataaccttcccacggttaaaagggcgagcatgtttaatgtgacgggacTCTCAAAGTAATTACaggtattagaaaatatttcttctgtcTGGTGATAAGGTGGAGTGAGAAACTTCAAATTCAGAAATAATCCACGAAGTACAAATGACTCAATAAAGGAAACTGAATACTGAATACTACATGTTGTCTTCGTTTCTTTGTATCAGAAACATTACGcgaaaagtaacacaacaaaatatgttttgttaggTGGATAGacttaaaagtacattattttgttattttgcttcTCTTGTACTCCTGGAAGGTTCtacatttatgttatttcctCTGAGACCTGAATATCCACCTCGGTGTTTGCCTTATATGGAGActgctactcctttaccaacgaatagtgtgattgactgtaacattataaagcccccatggcttggtgggcgagcgtgtttggtgtgaccgggattcgaacccgtgaccctcggattacgagtcgaacactttaacacgcttggccatgtcgggccatatatatatatatacagtcataaactttcgcagtttgtaaaacaattttaaaaatatttttagcataatattttaacaattgagTTATCTATAATTATATAAGATAACGTGTACACTCTTGcataattttaaaaggtaattgtttttatacatttaattattttcctactgtaaattgttgttttgtttttgaatttgcgcaaagctactcgagggctacctgcgctagttgtccctaatttaagactagagggaaggttgctagtcatcaccacccaatgccaactcttgagctactcttttaccaacgtacagTTGGatagaccatcacattataacgcctccacggctgaaaggtcaagcatgtttggtaaaagACTAACCTAGGGTTGGCAATAGGTAGTGTTAAGTCGTTGCTCTTCCGagaccctcagataacaagtcgcatgctttaacccacctggccatcccgggccaccaactgtaaataatatgatatgatggTGGATTTGTTAAtgtatctttgtatgtattggaGCCTTCTTAaccatgaaatattgttttactgcAAAAATACAGGTAAATATCAGCCAttctctttgaaat
Proteins encoded:
- the LOC143242566 gene encoding uncharacterized protein LOC143242566 isoform X3 encodes the protein MNRNKLSIFFRKEFRNIFQMFLSSRITHLKKQKEAAACAKATLMLAKYSEESAVLESNALILMYRDVVAIQPEWEEGHFHLAKYYDRVMTTLEKSEKKSITDINLEVKRTGRLNTNHLVEEEHCIV
- the LOC143242566 gene encoding uncharacterized protein LOC143242566 isoform X2 — encoded protein: MNRNKLSIFFRKEFRNIFQMFLSSRITHLKKQKEAAACAKATLMLAKYSEESAVLESNALILMYRDVVAIQPEWEEGHFHLAKYYDRVMTTLEKSEKKSSKTVALRNCHNRDRANKFGGSMNQTPDV
- the LOC143242566 gene encoding uncharacterized protein LOC143242566 isoform X1, with the protein product MNRNKLSIFFRKEFRNIFQMFLSSRITHLKKQKEAAACAKATLMLAKYSEESAVLESNALILMYRDVVAIQPEWEEGHFHLAKYYDRVMTTLEKSEKKSSSKTVALRNCHNRDRANKFGGSMNQTPDV